From Panthera uncia isolate 11264 chromosome X, Puncia_PCG_1.0, whole genome shotgun sequence, the proteins below share one genomic window:
- the RPL39 gene encoding 60S ribosomal protein L39, translating to MSSHKTFRIKRFLAKKQKQNRPIPQWIRMKTGNKIRYNSKRRHWRRTKLGL from the exons TCTTCTCACAAGACTTTCAGGATCAAGCGATTCCTggccaagaaacaaaagcagaatcgTCCCATTCCCCAGTGGATTCGGATGAAAACTGGTAATAAAATCAG ATACAACTCCAAGAGGCGGCATTGGAGAAGAACGAAGCTGGGTCTGTAA